ACAACATCAAGAAAGTTGTATGTCTATATTGAGTGGATTCCTTACTTCAAAGATATCAATGTggaaatttataaaactaggtAAAGCTCTGCTTCCAGTGTTCACATCTGCCTCCACTGTCAAATGCTCATACTTGACTTCAATGGTAGGTAATTCGATCCCAACCCTGTAAATTTTCCATTTAAGAAAATACAAGTTCATATAAGCACAAATAAGTTTCCTAAACTATCTGCTGATAGATTACTTGCATACTAACTATACTCGATGTAGCTAAAGCTTCATCTCACGGTTAACTTACTATAGATTTGAAAACAAAGGTAAAGCGTTATGGTGCAAACAAGAGCTTTTAGGAACAAACATGGAATGAGCATTATCAAAATCAACCGATAAGAAATTAGTGAAAGCTGAATACCTGTCAATTCTGTTCCTGAGCTTCAACAAAAACttctcattatcatcatcagcAACATTTACAAGCCTATCAAGTAATCGCTTTCGATCTACAAAACTAAGATTGTCTACATCAACTTCTTGTGAAGGTCCACTTGACCCAAAGAGCAAGCCTTTCTTTAAACGATTAAATGTTGGGAGTTTCTCGATGGAAGCCCATTTAAGAGCTTCTTCATCATCCTCTTCGCGGACAGATCTTGAAAAAACATCCATTCCCGAGTTCCTCCATATAGAACTACTTCCAGATCTTAAACTCCCCATTCTTCCATTACTAGCTGCTCTTAAACTACCAAACCTTATACTCCTACTAGCTTTATAAATGTCACTTCCATCCATTTTTACTAACCAAAACGAAAATGAAAACTCTCAAACCAATAGAAGAAGTCAAAACTCTAAGCGGTTTTGACTTCAAAcacaagaaaatatatattacctATAGAAGAATTAAAATCTTGAAAATGCCATCACGTAAAGAATCAATTAAGAAGACAATGCGTTATTATCTCATGAAAATTGAGTTAGTTGTATCGACCGGTTTATTTAGAAAGAAAAGGCAGTTTTGGCACATATAAGTTGAGAAAATATGAGAGTATGTTTCTGGAGATATATATAGCACAAACTAACTCCCATGCAGAATCATCAagtataatatttaaaacacCCTTGTGCGACTCTCGTTGCTTCGGTTGGAATAGTAATGATAATGTAATTTTATATTACACACCTTTATTTATGGTTATAATATTTCGCTCACGAACATAGAATTCTTGATTtaattatacatgtatatagACCATGTGCGATCACTAATTTAATGTGTAATTCATTAATTGTATGGCAaatttttaaggaaaaaaaaaagagtttgtatatatacataactatACTTGTACATAAGTTTGCCAAATATTCCTggtaaaaaagaaattaaaagtcCAATTTTCGTTAGAAGAAAAATAACCGAATTTCAGtaggttttaaaaaaagttcataTCATATCACCTGAGTATAATAAGAGTTTGCCAACCGTCGCCGTTCCACCCCCACCATCACGCCGCCGTCGCCACTTAACGCGGGTCCACTCTAGTTTTGCTAAAAAAACTTTTGGAGAGTGGGTTTCTATAAAGCTATACCCATTCTGGGGGAGGGACATACTCAGTACAGGAGTTCACTCACTACAAGTAGGCAGGAGTAACAGATCATAGGTATGGGAATCAAAGGCCAACTTGCGAACAATTTCTAGTCCATCCATTCGAGGTGTGCGGGTTAGACTTGATAACAAGACTATTGAAATCGATTCGCCGGTGAAAGATTTTAAATCCCCAACTTCAAAGTCAAACACTTGAAGCTATCATTCTCCCCCATTTCCAAAGACCTACTACTTCAGTGAACAACTTCTTAAACATATGCAGTTTCTTCTTATACAAATAGTTTGTACCAATATATGTATACATGAAATTAAGGCTATACAATTATTGGAACTTCAAATTCTTCATTCCCTAAATTTCTTGATACCAAAATACCATATTAAGATCAAGCGTATCAAATACAAAATGATAATCAGTGACAAATAACGCTCATACGCTCTGTTCTTAAGCACCATCAGATGAATCACACACTTACAAAATTTTGAGATATAATCTGGGACAAAGTCATTCGTTACCATCACATTTAGGACCAAACTTTTGCGCTTTCTCATCAATCCAAGCTTTCATATCAGCCAACACAAGCACAACAGAATCATCGGGCTCCCCTTGAATCAACGAATGGTACATTCCTTCATACAACTTCAACATTTTGTCTTCCTTTGCAGTTGCGGCCTTCTCATACAACGTCTCCGACCCAGTGTGACAAGCCAATCCATCCGATGTACCGTGAGCAACAAAAAATGGAACATTAACCTTGTCAAAGTTCTTTTGTGCATAACTTGTCGCTCTAACAACCTCTCTCATTGTCCCCACCCTCGGCTTCCCAGCATATCGCTTTGGGTTCACGGCTATTATCTTTAATTTCTCCATATCCTTAATCGCCTTTCCCACCATCTTAGGATCTGGCATTGCTGCCCATGTATCCGCCATTCCAAACAATAGTCCGTACATTGTCAAATGCAACTATACATTATAATTTCAAAACAAAGTTATAATCTATTCATATCTAATTGCTACTTTAActaaataaactataaattaaactCTTCCTTTACTTCCCAAAATAATTTCCACATTTCCATTATAAGTTGTCCTAAAATAAACGAATAATCCTAGTACAACAAAAACAACGGTACCTAATCCCGGTATAAGCGAATAATCCTAGCACAACGGTACCTAATCCTACTTTTACTAAATAAACTCTTCCTTTAGCAAATGCTTTTTTATACAAATTGATTCCTaaaatttgtgtttatttttctttttcgatAGGACAGTTATTTTGGGACTCTTTTAACATAATATGATCAGTACTGAATTAAAATGGGGTTACCTTAGAAGGGATCATTCCCTCAGGGATAACAAAAAGCGGGGACGAAAATATCAATCCGGTCCACGTGTCAGGATCGGATTGTAAATACATCAGAAACGTGATCAACCCACCCATTGATTCCCCAAAAAGAAAGGCCGGGAGATCACGATACTGCTCGCTGCGACGAACACTGACAAAGTACGATAATGACGTGGCAGCCGCCTTATCCATGTCACCAATATAACCGTGAAGACCTTCTGAGCTGCCATGACCAATAAGGTCGGCAGCAAAAACAGCATAACCCCACTGAGCATACGCGATACAGATCTTTTGGAAGCACCAGCTGGAGTCAGATCCGTATCCATGGGTCATGAACGCCACGCCTTTTAGGGGCTGGTTTTCGTCGGATGGGTGCCATGATTGAGTCAAGATTTTGGTGTCGTATGGAGTTTGGAAGAAGGATTTTGAGTGACGAACGCCTTGTGATTTGTAGAATTCTTCTTCTGGGGTTTCGCCCCAGAAGAACGGTGGCGGTGGTGACATGGTTGGTGACGGTGGTCGGAAAAAGGTGAGGGAGATGATGGGGTTAGGTGTGTGTTTGACTAAAGATAAATGTAGGAATCTTTTTTCAACTACAAAAACGAAAAagaatgattttttttcttaataagaTTTGacatttgatttctttttttttgttgttcgAACGGGCAATTCATTTGACATTGATATTAGTGGGTCACGACGTCACTTGGTTGTCCCGTTTATTTGGGTACTTTGATAAACAAAAATGTTATGATGATTATTCTATAAATATGTCAACAAAATAACCTGATATGTATCATTAACGatacttttgaaaaaaaaaaagtttagttgatttgatttggTCATTTACTCCAGTCCAACCGTTTTATCCGATTGATTTAACCAACAAAGTTATTATTGTTTCTATGAAATTGGTTTATAACGGTGATCACAATATAGACTAAAAGTGAAATACGTAAGCTATAAGTTGATCACATTTGATAACCCCTTGATTGACTTGAGTTTTAAATTATTGGTCACGGCAGTTTATAATTTTCTTAACTAATACGAGTAACTTAAACTAAATTATGTACtactatatataatttcttaacTAATAACTTTTCTCCAAAACTAATAtgtattgtaattgtaaatacAAACTCCATCAATAGTTTACATTGTtcgaaataaaaaaattgatactTCAAATTAAGAATTGTTGGAAACATATTTAAGAGAAAGTTGAAGAgaatataatacgagtataacaTTGCTTGATCCGAAGGATAATATAACATCATCAATAAGACAGTAACTTGTTGGCTCCCCATCAAATCATCATCGAGGCCCAAACTTTTGAGACTTCTCGTCAATCCAAGTTTTCATGTCCGCTAACACAAGCTTAGTATTTTCATCAGGTTCCCCATTGATCAACGAATGGTGCATTCCTTCATACAATTTCAACATCTTGTCCTCCTTCGGAGTCGCGGCCTTCTTGTACAACATCTCCGGCCCACTAGGGCATGCCAACATGTCGGAAGTCCCGTGTGCTACAAAAAATGGGATCTTAACCTTGTCAAAGTTTTGTTGCAAGTAACTTGTCACTCTCACGACCTCTCTCATCGTCCCGACCCGTGGCTTTCCCACATACATTTTTGGGTTCAATGCTCGTATCCTCTCTTTCTCGGCATCCCTTACTAGCCTTGGTCCCTTTCGAGGTTCTGGCATCACATCCCATGTATCCGCAAGTCCAAACAGTAGCCCGTACATCGTCAAGTGTAGcttcaataataatatatcgAAATTAATACCACCAAACTTATTAATTAGATCATATGTTCAAATCATTTATGAAGTGTGTGTGGCAAGTCATAAAAAATGTGAAACATCGTTTTTGCTAATTAGTTAGTTTTTCACGCCATGTCGCTTTTTTATGGATTAACTTACTTTACTTGTacgttatcaaatattatatacaactaaaCCTACCTactttttaaagttgttaattAACAATGTAGAATTAATGTTATAGCACATGAAACTTGAAacacaaaattatttaaaagttgATAAAGTAAATTAACTTCAAATTTGCTTTGGAAAATTTATACCTTTAATTTTCCTATAACAAAATGTTCACGGTGTTTAGTTTAATTGAACtccatatataatttttttcatagaATTGACGAATTGATCGACATAGGCAATTTCTagctaaaaataaaacttagCATGCAGTATTTATGTTGTTACATTTCTAACTGTcacattttattattgtatatgcaaaaagaatcaaataaaGTCAAGTACGTTACATTTTGATGGAAACTTAATgcatacaataatatatatatatacatatatatatatatatataggggaagtgGGTATGGGTTGTTCCTCATCTAACaattggtttttataatcatgaaaattatGGGAGCCATGTATTtatactccctatataaacaaactaccatctccccaaattaaacactctacctttaaattctctattttacccttataatttacactttctcAAAAACTTTATTCTTGAActtcctaaaatacccttagaaAAATCTTATGCATTTACGtatcaatcattcattttttggAATAAAGATGTTTTTGCGTTTAGGTAATGGATATTGTGGTATGTTAATGTTTGCAGGTTGTTCACTATGTATAGTCATGTAGAttgaaagtagtttttttttaaattttattttaatctttataacgCTGGTTTGATAAGGGTTAGTTGATGTAGAAGACAAGATCTCagtttaatttctatattcGATTAAAATTATTAGCCGCATTACGTGTATTTCTATTCAATACAGCCCATTGTTTTTTGTTCATGATACCCCACATTTAACCACCTTTTTATTTTCAGAGGTGCCGCTACAACGCGCGTGTATCCCTCTAgtttgttttaaattcaaacaaataataaaatatttgtatgtgagtgGTTCcctatctaagcttagatgaggaaCAACcctatactcacttttcccatatatatatatatatatatgtgtgtgtaaaaaAAGCATCGAATATAATGTTAGGTACTATACGTTACATTTTGATCAAATAAACTTTATACACaagtaagttaattaattaattaccttAGATGGAGTCGAAACTTCGGGTGTGACAAAAAGTGGGGCAGTGAAGATCAAGCCAGACCAGGTTCCTGGATCAGATTGTAAATACATAAGCATAGTGATCATCCCCCCCATAGATTCCCCTAAAAGGAAAGCCGGGATATCACGATACTCTTCGCTACGACGAACACTAACAAAGTACGATAATGATGTCGCGGCAGCTTTGTCCATGTCTCCAATATATCCCCTGATTCCATCTGAGCGGCCGTGACCAATAAGGTCGGCAGCGTACACGGCGTATCCCCATTTTGCATAGGCGATACATATATTTTGGAAAACCCAACTGGTGTCGGATGTGTATCCATGGGTCATGAAGACCACTGCTTTGATGGGCTGGTTTTGGTCTAGAGGGTGCCACGACTGAGTGAAGATTTTGGCGTCGTATGGAGTTTGGAAGTAGGATTTGGAGTTACGTACGCCTTGTGATTTGTAGTATTCTTCTTCTGGGGTTTCGCCCCAGAAGaacggtggcggtggtggttggTTTGATGGCGGAAGCATGGTATGTAGGTGCGATGATCGGGAAGTTGAGAATATAGGATGTAGAGTTGAAATTTATGGAAGGTGTgttaaaatgtgttgtgttgattttgtattatattatactcaACCCAACTGGTCTCCATATATAGTAGAAGGCACGTTATAGTTGAGGTACATGTACATATTGAAGCTATATATGGAAAGCAATGGCCGAATTAGGAATAATCACACAAATTTTACTTAATCATGAAGAAATTAAAGTATAATGAtatttcttaataatttttataaagaaaaatataaagtgTTGTTAACAGCATAACTGCTCGAACAATGTCacatgataaattaataaacaacccTCTTGAAAATGAGGTTAACAGGAAAGAAGTAAATGTTATTAGCTAACCCTTTTTTATAATAACtatctttcatatcaaaataaaaattacagttttttCTGCATGTGAAACTATCATTAGCCAAACCTTTTTCTTAGCTATGAAATCAATGATAACTGTTAAAATGCAtgcattaaaataataaaacaaaaaaagggaTGTCAAATTTGTATAGAATTAAAAGGTACTAAAAATTATTTGTTCTatgaaattgttttaaaaatatcCTTAATTGTATAAACTTTATAATTTGTAACATCCAAGACAAAATAATGACGGTTTATGTAATTTACACTAGAATATATGaatagattttaaatttaatttatattgctataattttcaacaaatattaaaaaaatatttacgtttataattaaaaaaaaaaaaagaattgaaaaatgaaataggACATATAAATTATGATGAAAGGAGTTAATTAAGAGTTAATTAACTGAAACTGATTTGATCAATCTTTTTCTTTGAATGCAGTGTTCAAGATATCAATTTGCGTCGAATTATTCATGCCACTCTATCGTATTAAAGTCATATTATCATCGATTAAATTGGATAAACCAACAAAATTATATGTGAGTTATTATTCTCAGTTAATGTAATGGTAGAAAATATCATTACACTTGTGACTcttcaaaatatatttagaaTCTATATTAAACTCTCTGTGCCATATAACATGAATACTATCAATATATATAGCATGAAAGTCTGATCAATTCGTCATCATCAATGTCCAAACTTTTGAGACTTGTCATCAATCCAAGCTTTCATGTCCGCTAACACAAGATTAGCATCTTCATCGGGTTCCCAGTGATCAGTGAGTGGTACTTTCCTTGATACAACTTCAACATCTTGTCCTCCTTTGAAGTTGTGGACTTCTCGTACAACATTTCTGACCCAGTATGACAAGCCATTGCGTGCTGTGAGCTATAAAAAATGGGACGCTTACCTTGTCAAAGTTTTGTTGCAAGTGACTAGTGGTTCTCACCACCTCTCTCATCGTCCCAACCCTTGGCCTTCCCACATACATATCTGGGTTCAATGCTTGTATCCTATGTTTCTCGACATCTCTCACTGGTTTCGGCCCCTTTCGATGATATGGCATTACAGCCCACGTATCCGCTAGTCCAAATAGTAGCCCGTACATAGTCAAATGTAGCTTTAGTCGAAAAACCaccaatttttaataattagatCTACTGGTCTAGGTTAAAATTATCTACAAATATAATGAAGCGTAGATGAGCTTGGATCTACTGtcaaaacctaaagtagtacaaATGTACAATATAGATGGTACATTTTCATTTGATAAAATGTGCAAACGAGAATGCTTATTATAATTATACGtcttaatttaaatgtcatattttgtctttttaagtttttttttttttttaaatcttaaccgttaatatttttgtttgtattgtattattttaacaaaagttatatcattataaaactCTCATTCcatcaaagaaaaatattaacagaagttaaattaaaaaaaaaaagaatgctATTTATACAAACTAAATAgtacatatttttacaaattCCTGTGCTAAATTAGATGGACCAATTAAATGTTAagttattttctcttttttcattctctctcttGATTTAACTGGTTAGACATTAgcttataaaaatttatttgtaaTTGGTTTGTAGCTCTAACATTGCTCATAAAAAAACACCCATGTCAAAATTCTTATTTAACggtcaaagttatatatataaaaaaaaaaaaactcaaaatatcaAACTAACAACATTTTAATTGGGAGGGAGGTAGGACAAACTTCttataaaatacaatatttttcaagttcattttttttacggTACAATTCTTTACCATACAAATCAAAGATCTTATATGTCGCATAAAAAGCTAAAAAGGACACATGAACGGATGAGGAAACATCTtcacctttggattaaaattaaaggtcaagattcaaagattatctttgaatcttgacatttgattttaatgggTAGCATCACTAactttactaattttttttataaaagaataagtaagtaactgctcagtgccgtcttctgcgggttttgggctccaatacctcgacggtgtatggggggtttaagatgtaggcagaccttacctctacctaagtagagaggttacttccagtttctacctaaatgataaAAAAGGTCTTCCAGCCTTTgtatgggatgaggatcgaacctatGACCTCTGTCTTCAGAGGCAAAGATGTTTACCACTTATCCAAGCATgctgtttttttataaaagaatccTCATCCTATACCCACTCGAAGGAAAAACCGAAAAGGATAATGATACGTGTTTGAAAAAGTCAACCGAAAACTTTAGAAC
The sequence above is drawn from the Erigeron canadensis isolate Cc75 chromosome 4, C_canadensis_v1, whole genome shotgun sequence genome and encodes:
- the LOC122594973 gene encoding caffeoylshikimate esterase-like codes for the protein MLPPSNQPPPPPFFWGETPEEEYYKSQGVRNSKSYFQTPYDAKIFTQSWHPLDQNQPIKAVVFMTHGYTSDTSWVFQNICIAYAKWGYAVYAADLIGHGRSDGIRGYIGDMDKAAATSLSYFVSVRRSEEYRDIPAFLLGESMGGMITMLMYLQSDPGTWSGLIFTAPLFVTPEVSTPSKLHLTMYGLLFGLADTWDVMPEPRKGPRLVRDAEKERIRALNPKMYVGKPRVGTMREVVRVTSYLQQNFDKVKIPFFVAHGTSDMLACPSGPEMLYKKAATPKEDKMLKLYEGMHHSLINGEPDENTKLVLADMKTWIDEKSQKFGPR
- the LOC122594974 gene encoding caffeoylshikimate esterase-like, whose protein sequence is MSPPPPFFWGETPEEEFYKSQGVRHSKSFFQTPYDTKILTQSWHPSDENQPLKGVAFMTHGYGSDSSWCFQKICIAYAQWGYAVFAADLIGHGSSEGLHGYIGDMDKAAATSLSYFVSVRRSEQYRDLPAFLFGESMGGLITFLMYLQSDPDTWTGLIFSSPLFVIPEGMIPSKLHLTMYGLLFGMADTWAAMPDPKMVGKAIKDMEKLKIIAVNPKRYAGKPRVGTMREVVRATSYAQKNFDKVNVPFFVAHGTSDGLACHTGSETLYEKAATAKEDKMLKLYEGMYHSLIQGEPDDSVVLVLADMKAWIDEKAQKFGPKCDGNE